AATACAGAATACCATAGTAGTAAAAGTAGGATAAAGACCAAAGTGAGAAACAGTGATTGAGCCCAAACGCTGTTATGTTGATTCATATACTGCGGAAAGATGGACAGAAAGACGAAGGAAGTTTGGATATTTAGCACATTGGTAGTGAAGCCTTTGGTGAGAGATTTGCTTGAGCTTTCGCAAACTGGCTCAGTAGCATTAGCAACGCCGTTACTAGTGACCATTTTTCTCTCATGTAAACGATAAGCGTTCACCAGGCTATTTGCTCCCAAGTAAACGATGTATCCCGCCCCGAGAAGCTTAATACCATTATATAATG
The genomic region above belongs to Anaerosporomusa subterranea and contains:
- a CDS encoding LysE family translocator, translating into MIITPGANQLLVLQTGITIGHKAAIYNVIGVTSSMFIHAVISGLGISLIIMQSPALYNGIKLLGAGYIVYLGANSLVNAYRLHERKMVTSNGVANATEPVCESSSKSLTKGFTTNVLNIQTSFVFLSIFPQYMNQHNSVWAQSLFLTLVFILLLLLWYSVLIALISKARLYLLKPEIQKWIKAITGSLLVGFGMRMLFRH